A stretch of the Fibrobacter sp. genome encodes the following:
- the floA gene encoding flotillin-like protein FloA (flotillin-like protein involved in membrane lipid rafts), translated as MDTIFAVGIVIAAIVVIILLAFVGKFFSLWLQALFSKANVSIFQLIGMRLRKVPPQVIVEARILSCKAGLPVDTNLLEAHYLSRGNVLRVIQALIAANKANIKLDFKEAAAIDLAGRNVLEAVQMSVNPKVITTPKVSAVALDGIQLHAVTRITVRASIQKLVGGAGEETVIARVGEGIVSSIGSAQSHKEVLENPNMISKKVLASGLDAGTAFEILSIDIADVDVGQNIGAILETDRAEADKKIAQAKAEERRAMAYAAEQEMKAKVMEMKAKLVEAEAQIPMAMATALRDGKLGVMDYYNMKNIEADTQMRKEIGNAPEAK; from the coding sequence ATGGATACTATTTTCGCTGTTGGCATTGTCATTGCCGCCATCGTCGTCATCATTCTTCTCGCCTTCGTGGGCAAGTTCTTCAGCCTCTGGCTCCAGGCATTGTTCTCCAAGGCAAACGTGAGCATTTTCCAGCTCATCGGTATGCGACTTCGTAAGGTTCCGCCCCAGGTCATCGTCGAAGCACGAATCCTCAGCTGCAAGGCAGGCCTCCCGGTGGACACCAACCTGCTGGAAGCCCACTACCTTTCCCGCGGTAACGTTCTCCGCGTAATCCAGGCTTTGATCGCTGCAAACAAGGCAAACATCAAGCTGGACTTCAAGGAAGCAGCAGCCATCGACCTGGCTGGTCGTAACGTTCTGGAAGCAGTGCAGATGTCCGTGAACCCCAAGGTCATTACCACTCCTAAGGTTTCCGCTGTGGCTCTGGATGGTATTCAGCTCCACGCCGTGACCCGTATTACCGTTCGCGCATCCATCCAGAAATTGGTGGGTGGCGCAGGCGAAGAAACCGTTATCGCCCGTGTTGGCGAAGGCATCGTGTCTTCCATCGGTTCCGCACAGAGCCATAAGGAAGTTCTTGAAAACCCCAACATGATTTCCAAGAAGGTGCTGGCATCCGGCCTGGACGCAGGTACCGCATTCGAAATTCTTTCCATCGATATTGCAGACGTGGACGTTGGCCAGAACATCGGTGCCATCCTCGAAACCGACCGTGCAGAAGCAGACAAGAAGATTGCACAGGCCAAGGCAGAAGAACGCCGCGCCATGGCTTACGCTGCCGAACAGGAAATGAAGGCCAAGGTCATGGAAATGAAGGCTAAGCTGGTTGAAGCCGAAGCCCAGATTCCCATGGCTATGGCAACCGCTCTCCGCGACGGCAAGCTTGGCGTCATGGATTACTACAACATGAAGAACATCGAAGCCGACACCCAGATGCGCAAGGAAATCGGCAACGCACCGGAAGCTAAATAG
- a CDS encoding four helix bundle protein gives MRKFQDLDIWKRSHALTLEIYRVTQQFFPKDELFALTSQIRRASASIPTNIAEGCGRSTNPDFNRFLQIASGSTTEVEYQLLLARDLSYITEEIHAKLSTEIVEIRKMITAFSKNIPTFNART, from the coding sequence ATGCGAAAATTCCAAGATCTTGATATTTGGAAACGAAGTCACGCATTAACTCTAGAGATTTATAGAGTTACGCAACAGTTCTTTCCTAAAGATGAATTATTCGCTTTGACATCTCAAATAAGACGAGCCTCAGCCTCAATCCCGACAAACATTGCAGAAGGATGTGGTAGATCAACAAACCCCGATTTCAATCGATTTTTGCAAATTGCTTCAGGCTCAACAACTGAAGTTGAATATCAATTGCTGTTAGCAAGAGACCTTAGTTACATCACTGAAGAGATCCATGCAAAACTCAGCACAGAAATCGTTGAAATACGGAAAATGATTACCGCATTTTCAAAAAACATTCCAACCTTCAATGCTCGAACCTAA